The Stratiformator vulcanicus genome has a segment encoding these proteins:
- a CDS encoding bile acid:sodium symporter family protein, protein MQHLAFALAVVAAAVLGYVFPGPCTAPFGIELKPTIVPLLQVIMFGMGATMTWRDFGRVATQPWGVFVGLICQFTIMPLLGWTLARTFGFPDEIAAGLILIGCCPSGLSSNVITYIAKANVPLSITLTSCATLLGPFVTPPLMKYLAGAYIEVNAVAMMWSMVQIVLLPIAGGLVFNAILGKRAEYLHQVLPIVSMASIAIVVAIITALGRDAIASGGLFLIAAVATHNVCGFGLGYGLSRLLRLGEQDCRTVAIEVGMQNGGLASALAASIGKAGTMGAAPVIFATMMNITGPFLAAIWSRGAKGTPGLLRDVRTGGS, encoded by the coding sequence ATGCAGCATCTCGCCTTCGCCCTCGCCGTCGTGGCCGCAGCCGTGCTTGGGTACGTGTTTCCGGGGCCGTGTACCGCGCCGTTCGGCATCGAACTCAAGCCGACCATCGTGCCCCTTTTGCAAGTGATTATGTTCGGCATGGGGGCCACGATGACGTGGCGCGACTTCGGCCGAGTCGCGACGCAGCCTTGGGGCGTGTTTGTCGGTCTGATTTGCCAGTTCACGATCATGCCCCTGCTGGGCTGGACGCTCGCCCGCACGTTCGGCTTTCCCGATGAGATCGCCGCCGGTCTGATCCTCATCGGCTGCTGCCCGAGCGGGCTGTCCTCAAACGTCATTACTTACATCGCGAAGGCGAACGTTCCTCTATCGATAACGCTGACCTCCTGTGCGACGCTGCTCGGCCCATTCGTCACACCGCCGCTGATGAAGTATCTCGCGGGGGCCTATATTGAGGTCAATGCCGTCGCGATGATGTGGAGCATGGTGCAGATCGTGCTGCTGCCGATTGCCGGGGGACTGGTTTTCAACGCGATCCTCGGCAAACGAGCGGAATACCTACATCAGGTTTTGCCGATCGTCTCAATGGCTTCGATCGCAATCGTGGTGGCGATCATCACGGCTCTCGGTCGAGATGCGATCGCCAGCGGAGGCCTGTTCTTAATTGCGGCCGTCGCCACGCACAACGTCTGCGGGTTCGGCCTCGGATACGGACTCTCGCGACTGCTGAGGCTCGGCGAGCAAGACTGCCGGACCGTCGCCATCGAAGTGGGTATGCAGAACGGCGGCCTCGCCTCGGCGCTGGCCGCCTCGATCGGAAAAGCCGGTACGATGGGAGCTGCCCCGGTGATCTTCGCCACCATGATGAACATCACCGGCCCGTTCCTGGCAGCGATCTGGTCCCGCGGGGCAAAGGGAACACCAGGCTTGCTGCGAGATGTTCGCACTGGCGGAAGCTAA
- a CDS encoding CPBP family glutamic-type intramembrane protease: MKPLKLVHSRFIRAFRSGLTLGDLLQLAGCLGGFSLIAVPLGLATGLLRLAPPADAISTLLLYIPASFVLPSLIEETIFRVLFIPHPSERVSERRLRLACAVSLILFVLWHPMNAALFAPWTKPLFFRLDFLVIAAILGVGATYLYRRTGSVWAPVLFHWIIVLAWKLGLGGSVITFGPPTA, encoded by the coding sequence ATGAAGCCGCTGAAGCTTGTCCATAGTCGGTTCATCCGTGCTTTTCGGTCGGGGCTGACGCTTGGCGACCTGTTGCAACTGGCCGGCTGCCTCGGGGGCTTCAGCCTCATTGCCGTTCCGCTCGGTCTGGCGACGGGATTGCTCCGGCTTGCGCCGCCGGCCGACGCGATTTCAACGCTGCTGCTCTACATCCCCGCCTCGTTCGTGCTGCCGAGCCTGATCGAAGAGACGATCTTCCGGGTGCTATTTATTCCGCACCCGTCGGAGCGAGTCTCCGAGCGGCGACTACGTCTTGCTTGTGCCGTCTCGCTGATACTATTCGTGCTGTGGCACCCGATGAATGCGGCGCTCTTTGCACCGTGGACGAAGCCGCTGTTCTTCAGACTCGATTTTCTGGTGATCGCGGCGATTCTCGGCGTTGGGGCGACCTATCTTTATCGCCGGACCGGATCGGTCTGGGCACCGGTGCTGTTTCACTGGATCATCGTACTTGCCTGGAAACTGGGCCTCGGCGGCAGCGTGATCACCTTCGGACCGCCGACTGCGTAG
- a CDS encoding cyclic-phosphate processing receiver domain-containing protein — MLARRCVAILEDEAARLERMRPVVSSHFPAHQLVDSDRSSAFIEIVELLWQQLDLICLDHDLPLMTHGDHVDDFGSGRDVSKYLANRSPICPVIIHSTNRAAADAMQFELADADWDVRRTVPYGDLEWIDEIWRDAITSISKSA; from the coding sequence ATGTTGGCTCGACGTTGCGTCGCCATTCTCGAAGACGAAGCCGCTCGGCTCGAACGAATGCGGCCGGTAGTCTCGTCCCACTTCCCAGCGCATCAACTGGTCGACTCCGACCGTTCATCGGCGTTCATCGAGATTGTCGAGTTGCTGTGGCAGCAACTCGACCTGATTTGCCTCGATCACGACCTCCCGCTGATGACGCACGGCGATCACGTCGACGATTTCGGCAGCGGGCGCGACGTGAGCAAGTACCTCGCGAACCGATCGCCGATTTGCCCTGTCATAATCCACTCGACGAACCGGGCCGCAGCCGACGCCATGCAGTTCGAATTGGCGGATGCCGACTGGGATGTCCGCCGCACTGTCCCATACGGCGACCTCGAATGGATTGACGAAATTTGGAGGGACGCCATCACTTCGATTTCGAAATCGGCCTGA
- a CDS encoding thiazole synthase, giving the protein MSLQLGTHTLTSRLIVGTGKYATYELMKDCLEESGSNVITVAVRRERLVDAEGRNILDYIDLAKYTILPNTAGCFDAEDAVRVARLGREILEGLDNPGANWVKIEVLGDKRTLLPDPVGTLKATEQLVKDGFQVLCYTTDDPITAKRLKDAGATSVMPAGSPIGSGQGILNPNNIRICLEYLKEGDPSYPVIVDAGVGTASDVAGAMELGCDGVLLNTAIAGATDPLKMASAMKHACLAGREAFEAGRIPKKLYATASSPEDGVIGFERT; this is encoded by the coding sequence ATGTCTCTCCAACTCGGCACGCACACTCTCACTTCCCGGCTGATCGTTGGTACGGGCAAGTACGCCACGTATGAACTGATGAAGGACTGCCTCGAAGAGTCCGGCTCGAATGTGATTACCGTCGCCGTGCGGCGGGAGCGGCTGGTCGATGCCGAGGGACGGAACATCCTCGATTACATCGACCTCGCGAAATACACGATCCTGCCCAACACCGCCGGCTGCTTCGATGCGGAGGACGCCGTCCGCGTCGCCCGGCTCGGCCGCGAGATTCTGGAGGGTCTCGACAACCCCGGTGCGAACTGGGTCAAGATCGAGGTTCTGGGTGACAAGCGGACGCTGCTCCCCGACCCCGTCGGCACGCTCAAAGCGACAGAGCAACTCGTCAAAGACGGCTTCCAAGTCCTCTGCTACACGACCGACGACCCGATCACCGCGAAGCGACTCAAAGACGCCGGGGCGACGAGCGTGATGCCCGCCGGCAGCCCCATCGGCAGCGGCCAGGGCATCCTCAACCCCAACAACATCCGCATCTGCCTTGAGTATCTGAAGGAGGGCGACCCGAGCTACCCGGTGATCGTCGATGCCGGCGTCGGCACCGCCTCCGACGTCGCCGGGGCGATGGAACTCGGCTGCGACGGCGTCCTCCTCAACACCGCCATCGCCGGCGCCACCGACCCGCTTAAGATGGCGTCCGCCATGAAACACGCCTGCCTCGCAGGTCGGGAAGCATTCGAAGCGGGGCGGATCCCAAAGAAGCTCTACGCCACCGCGAGCAGCCCGGAGGACGGGGTTATTGGGTTCGAGAGGACGTAA
- the thiS gene encoding sulfur carrier protein ThiS, translating into MQITLNDEPHDLPDGTTIAGLLELLGKSNKYLAVERNRELVPRGRHAECVLEEGDRVEIVTLVGGG; encoded by the coding sequence ATGCAAATCACCCTCAACGACGAACCCCACGACCTGCCCGACGGCACCACCATCGCCGGCCTGCTCGAACTCCTCGGCAAGTCGAACAAGTACCTCGCCGTCGAACGCAACCGCGAACTCGTCCCCCGCGGCCGTCACGCCGAGTGCGTGTTAGAGGAGGGGGATCGCGTGGAGATCGTGACGTTGGTTGGCGGCGGCTAG
- a CDS encoding MotA/TolQ/ExbB proton channel family protein, with translation MTGRLALPHQMWLALALCLAVSSAVVAQDPSEGESPAVEATDGAATAVDSSTASDATDDSPDDVSNSAIDRQDALGSLAELTEATPIVIALAAAPFAIASLIALWFGIERMVVLRRGRVIPKPFVSRFLHLLREGELDAESALDLCEQNQSPVAHVFAHGIRKWGKPSVEVEQAIIDGGERQVAQLRKHLRVLNGVATVTPLMGLLGTVLGMMIAFVDIAGAPTGANRTEELAFGIVTALSTTALGLTIAIPSLILYMYLAGRIDSLVMDMDALAQDVVHLISGEGLSERKRERGNQKTIAPSVAKEAG, from the coding sequence ATGACCGGACGCTTAGCTTTGCCGCATCAGATGTGGCTCGCCCTCGCCCTTTGCCTCGCCGTCTCCTCGGCGGTCGTCGCTCAGGATCCGTCGGAGGGCGAGTCCCCGGCGGTCGAAGCGACGGACGGTGCGGCGACCGCCGTCGACTCGTCAACGGCATCCGACGCGACGGACGATAGCCCCGACGATGTCTCGAATTCGGCCATCGACCGACAGGACGCGCTCGGATCGCTCGCCGAACTCACGGAGGCGACGCCGATCGTGATCGCGTTGGCCGCCGCGCCGTTCGCGATCGCCTCGCTGATCGCGCTATGGTTTGGCATCGAGCGCATGGTCGTGCTCCGCCGTGGCCGGGTCATACCGAAACCGTTCGTGAGCCGATTCCTGCATCTGCTACGCGAGGGCGAACTCGATGCCGAGTCGGCACTCGACTTGTGCGAGCAGAACCAAAGTCCGGTCGCCCACGTCTTTGCGCATGGCATTCGCAAATGGGGCAAGCCCTCGGTCGAGGTCGAACAAGCGATCATCGACGGTGGCGAACGTCAGGTCGCTCAACTGCGAAAGCACCTCCGCGTACTCAACGGCGTCGCGACCGTCACGCCTTTGATGGGGCTGTTGGGCACGGTACTCGGGATGATGATCGCCTTTGTCGACATCGCCGGTGCCCCGACCGGGGCGAACCGCACCGAAGAACTCGCCTTCGGCATCGTCACGGCCCTCTCGACAACCGCCCTCGGCCTGACGATCGCGATCCCCAGCCTGATCCTCTACATGTACCTCGCCGGCCGCATCGACTCGCTGGTCATGGACATGGACGCCCTCGCCCAAGACGTCGTCCACTTGATCTCCGGCGAAGGCCTGAGCGAGCGGAAGCGGGAGCGCGGGAATCAGAAAACGATCGCCCCCAGCGTGGCGAAAGAGGCGGGCTAG
- a CDS encoding tetratricopeptide repeat protein, whose protein sequence is MPSTTDFNRPVPRTLNRSPVSSLMRRLTIGVLTCAMLATFAAVASSGPNEDYGFAVALYRKSRWDQAAQRFQAFLQQNPRHPRAENAQLYYGLTLINLNQQRQARDVLRDFVRRYPESKNLADAKYRIGEASYYLGDYKAAEEQLSEFLTAYPRHSLRQWALPYLGDARLRLGDPGKAEPIFQAALKQFPNSSLADESQFGLARALERLDRPKEAASAYTKLIQSGPGPYLDDALVSLGSIRFEQDDFAAAAEFFDRAAKLEPPGKVTTTARLNAGFAFYRQGQFDEAIKRFAQVEDKSPEFPTARYWTALSLEKQEKPEAAAEIYRTIASSEGDKELRAESLYRLGEIEYRASRYAEASQAFEQSFKLVADGPRTEESTFFAAQAAFFAGELERANSIASAYAEKFPEGSLSQENQILTARLLEASIESKDGDLSATQRQELGRAINRYTVVTKSDAKMPTRMKAHYYRAALAERLGNSDVAAESAEQIRAAYASAEPDQQASLRAFTESFVFAARALVAEKDWNRADQLADAYLSLSGNSPLDDAALAARAISRMASGRVDDAMLDWNRLRDDYPKSKLLPGVTSDLAERAYASKSYAEAAELFGVAADLADEEAKAGLLSGAGWAMFEARKYADAATRFEAAVQAAQLQPAVAVESAYMAARSLEEAGKPDEARQAYKKAFANYRPEKPAPAEFEQDTALRNVYLSGLQLARNLRTAGKLEDASEAYKDVLDAFPEPRNLDRLLDEWALLHYEAGDYDRADELFVRLIAARPNSPVADNARLSLAESEIAAGRLDKASEMLSELATSAKSDADVKRRSLALMVGIAGQSNDWESVKKSGTEYLQAFPNAPDRPAIGYQLAEALIQLEEFDAARPILKTVRETPESDAARESEWFPRTWVLSAEVERQKGDVAAVKSYVEELRAFDPVPKIVYQADQLLGQALLKKAKFDEARGSFQKVLDNPDAKLTATAARAQYGIAQSYFLQEKWQAAWDAAFRAYSIYEVPDVQAPALLMAARCDEALGNTAEAREFYASVAEEFPSTVFAEQASKRLKELNDGSSN, encoded by the coding sequence TTGCCTTCGACAACGGATTTCAACCGCCCCGTTCCGCGGACGTTGAATCGATCACCGGTTTCATCGCTCATGCGGAGGCTGACGATCGGCGTTCTCACCTGCGCAATGCTGGCGACATTTGCCGCGGTCGCGTCGAGCGGTCCGAACGAAGACTATGGATTCGCCGTCGCCTTGTACCGGAAATCGCGCTGGGATCAGGCAGCCCAGCGGTTTCAGGCATTTCTGCAGCAAAACCCGCGTCATCCGCGAGCCGAGAATGCTCAGCTTTACTATGGGCTGACGTTGATCAATCTGAATCAGCAGCGGCAGGCTCGCGACGTCCTTCGAGATTTCGTGCGACGCTATCCGGAAAGCAAAAATCTCGCCGACGCGAAGTACCGCATCGGAGAAGCCAGCTATTACCTCGGGGACTACAAAGCCGCGGAGGAGCAGCTCTCGGAGTTTTTAACCGCCTATCCCCGGCACAGCCTGCGCCAATGGGCCCTGCCCTACTTGGGAGACGCGCGGTTGCGGCTCGGGGACCCGGGCAAGGCCGAGCCGATTTTTCAGGCTGCGCTGAAGCAGTTCCCCAATAGTTCCCTCGCGGACGAGTCGCAATTTGGGCTCGCACGGGCGTTGGAGCGACTCGATCGACCCAAGGAAGCGGCCTCGGCCTATACGAAACTGATCCAGAGCGGACCGGGCCCGTACCTCGATGATGCGCTGGTCAGTCTCGGTTCCATTCGATTCGAACAAGACGACTTCGCCGCCGCGGCGGAATTCTTCGATCGAGCGGCGAAGCTCGAACCGCCCGGAAAGGTGACGACCACGGCCCGGCTCAATGCCGGGTTCGCCTTTTACCGTCAGGGTCAGTTTGACGAGGCCATCAAACGATTCGCGCAGGTCGAGGATAAATCCCCGGAGTTCCCAACCGCGCGATACTGGACGGCGCTGTCGCTTGAAAAGCAGGAGAAGCCGGAAGCGGCCGCGGAAATCTACCGCACAATCGCCTCGTCCGAGGGCGACAAAGAGCTGCGGGCGGAAAGCCTGTATCGGCTCGGCGAAATCGAGTACCGCGCAAGCCGATATGCCGAGGCGAGCCAAGCCTTCGAACAATCCTTCAAGCTCGTTGCTGACGGCCCGAGAACGGAAGAGTCGACCTTTTTCGCCGCGCAGGCGGCATTCTTCGCAGGCGAACTGGAAAGGGCGAACTCGATCGCCTCCGCATACGCGGAGAAGTTTCCTGAAGGATCATTATCGCAAGAAAATCAGATCCTGACGGCCCGTTTGCTGGAAGCGTCGATTGAATCCAAAGACGGAGACCTTTCGGCAACGCAACGACAAGAGTTGGGCCGAGCGATCAATCGTTACACGGTCGTCACCAAGTCCGACGCGAAAATGCCGACACGGATGAAGGCCCATTACTATCGCGCCGCTTTGGCCGAACGGCTCGGCAATTCTGATGTTGCGGCCGAGTCCGCCGAACAAATTCGAGCTGCCTATGCGTCCGCGGAGCCCGATCAACAGGCATCGCTGAGAGCATTTACCGAGTCGTTCGTATTTGCCGCACGGGCCTTGGTTGCCGAAAAGGATTGGAACAGAGCGGATCAGTTGGCCGATGCCTATCTGTCTCTGTCGGGCAACTCGCCGCTCGATGACGCCGCGCTCGCCGCCAGAGCGATCAGTCGCATGGCTTCCGGTCGAGTCGACGATGCCATGCTGGATTGGAATCGCCTGCGGGACGACTATCCCAAGTCGAAGTTGCTCCCCGGGGTGACGTCCGATTTAGCCGAGCGCGCCTACGCATCGAAGTCTTACGCGGAGGCAGCCGAACTCTTCGGCGTAGCGGCTGATCTGGCCGATGAAGAGGCGAAGGCCGGGCTGCTGTCGGGGGCCGGTTGGGCGATGTTCGAAGCCCGCAAATATGCCGACGCGGCGACACGATTTGAAGCGGCGGTGCAAGCGGCGCAGTTGCAACCGGCGGTCGCCGTGGAATCCGCGTACATGGCCGCGCGGTCGCTCGAAGAAGCGGGGAAGCCGGACGAAGCTCGGCAGGCGTACAAAAAAGCATTCGCAAATTACCGGCCGGAGAAACCGGCGCCCGCGGAGTTCGAACAGGATACGGCCTTACGCAACGTCTATCTTTCTGGACTTCAATTGGCGCGAAACCTGCGCACCGCCGGCAAGTTGGAGGACGCGTCCGAAGCCTATAAAGATGTCCTCGACGCCTTTCCCGAACCTCGCAATTTGGATCGCCTCCTCGACGAGTGGGCGTTGCTGCATTACGAGGCGGGCGACTACGACCGGGCTGACGAACTCTTTGTGCGATTGATCGCGGCACGGCCAAACAGCCCTGTCGCTGATAACGCGCGACTCTCGCTCGCCGAAAGTGAAATCGCCGCCGGTCGTCTCGACAAAGCGAGTGAAATGCTCAGCGAACTGGCCACGTCGGCCAAATCTGACGCCGATGTCAAACGGCGGTCGCTCGCGCTCATGGTCGGAATCGCCGGGCAGAGCAATGACTGGGAGTCGGTCAAGAAATCGGGAACCGAGTATCTTCAGGCCTTTCCGAATGCGCCCGATCGACCGGCGATCGGCTATCAATTGGCCGAAGCGCTGATTCAACTCGAAGAGTTCGACGCGGCCCGCCCGATTCTCAAAACCGTCCGCGAGACCCCCGAATCTGATGCCGCCCGCGAGTCCGAATGGTTCCCGCGGACATGGGTACTCTCGGCCGAGGTCGAGCGACAAAAAGGCGATGTTGCCGCCGTGAAGTCCTATGTGGAGGAGCTTCGGGCATTCGATCCGGTCCCCAAAATTGTCTATCAGGCCGATCAGTTGCTCGGCCAAGCACTGCTGAAGAAAGCGAAATTCGATGAGGCTCGCGGTTCGTTTCAGAAGGTCCTCGATAATCCCGATGCAAAACTGACTGCGACGGCGGCACGTGCCCAATACGGCATCGCCCAGAGTTATTTCTTGCAGGAGAAGTGGCAGGCCGCTTGGGATGCGGCGTTTCGCGCCTATTCGATTTACGAGGTCCCTGACGTCCAGGCCCCTGCCCTGCTGATGGCCGCCCGCTGTGATGAAGCACTCGGCAATACGGCCGAAGCCCGCGAGTTTTACGCCTCGGTCGCCGAAGAGTTCCCGTCCACCGTCTTTGCCGAACAGGCGTCCAAACGTCTGAAAGAATTGAATGACGGTTCAAGTAATTGA
- a CDS encoding BON domain-containing protein, giving the protein MRKMTSWVLTLGLVASPTLALAGPFGLSNPLNMFRRGEQASAAPAVNNQEMAEAIADALRSARLKGRGIEIEFQDGVVTLVGEVSDAGQKALASSVCSRVPGVQGVTNQMTVASPIRQVSAETTAAPTKSVQNAAFQSPFGEKSAIETVAAHKPKRTESRQQPKPKYTPRAQQRPPVAPQVNTTPVAATPTADSTYYPSAPPAPAPQFGAAKPPVSQVGNFNNGGLSNQEVAEQVATSLKSAGLSGYDIEIRYSNGVCTLGGQVASPAHIVAAVQAASSTPGVESVNNQLGAPQSYGNPYAAAQAGMGGQAVSPTNYMAQGMPMGPQMGMPPQGGPVPAQFVPPGMASPVYNNPSVPEHAWPTYAKYPNYAAVTYPEQYSASAWPYIGPFYPYPQVPLGWRSVTLEWDDGQWYLDFNDRTDRWWWFLSPKNW; this is encoded by the coding sequence ATGCGTAAGATGACCTCATGGGTCCTGACGTTGGGACTCGTCGCGAGCCCGACGCTGGCCCTCGCCGGACCGTTCGGTCTGTCGAACCCGCTCAACATGTTCCGTCGCGGAGAGCAAGCCTCGGCTGCCCCCGCCGTGAACAATCAGGAGATGGCCGAGGCGATTGCCGACGCCCTCCGCTCCGCCCGACTGAAGGGCCGGGGCATTGAAATCGAATTTCAGGACGGCGTCGTCACTCTGGTCGGAGAAGTCTCCGACGCGGGGCAGAAAGCTCTGGCCAGCTCGGTTTGTTCGCGCGTTCCGGGCGTTCAGGGCGTCACAAACCAGATGACCGTCGCCTCGCCGATCCGTCAGGTTTCGGCCGAAACCACTGCCGCTCCCACGAAGTCGGTTCAGAACGCCGCCTTCCAGTCGCCCTTCGGTGAAAAGTCGGCGATCGAAACCGTTGCGGCCCACAAGCCTAAGCGGACCGAGTCGCGGCAGCAGCCCAAGCCGAAGTACACGCCGCGAGCGCAACAACGGCCCCCCGTCGCACCGCAGGTGAATACGACGCCGGTCGCTGCGACACCGACGGCCGATTCGACCTACTACCCCTCGGCACCCCCGGCCCCGGCTCCGCAGTTTGGTGCCGCTAAGCCGCCGGTCAGTCAGGTCGGCAACTTCAACAACGGCGGATTGTCGAATCAGGAAGTGGCCGAACAGGTCGCGACCTCGCTCAAGTCGGCAGGGCTGAGCGGCTACGACATCGAAATCCGCTACTCGAACGGCGTTTGCACGCTCGGCGGGCAAGTCGCTTCGCCGGCTCATATCGTCGCGGCGGTTCAGGCCGCTTCGTCGACTCCGGGTGTCGAGTCGGTCAACAATCAGTTGGGAGCTCCTCAGTCGTACGGCAATCCTTACGCGGCCGCTCAGGCCGGGATGGGCGGCCAGGCGGTCTCGCCGACGAACTACATGGCCCAAGGCATGCCGATGGGTCCGCAAATGGGAATGCCGCCTCAGGGCGGTCCGGTTCCGGCTCAGTTCGTGCCGCCGGGAATGGCCTCGCCGGTCTACAACAACCCGAGCGTTCCGGAGCACGCCTGGCCGACTTACGCCAAGTACCCGAACTACGCGGCCGTCACCTATCCGGAGCAGTACTCCGCGAGTGCCTGGCCCTACATCGGACCGTTCTATCCCTATCCGCAGGTTCCGCTCGGTTGGCGGAGCGTGACGCTCGAATGGGATGACGGCCAATGGTACCTCGACTTCAACGACCGGACCGATCGTTGGTGGTGGTTCCTCAGCCCGAAGAACTGGTAA
- the rpsU gene encoding 30S ribosomal protein S21: protein MVRLRLRENESINDAVRRFRKLVEHAGIKKEMRRREYYEKPSDENRRARRRAERRARLSRLSGN, encoded by the coding sequence GTGGTTCGGCTGCGGTTACGTGAGAATGAATCGATCAACGACGCGGTTCGGCGGTTTCGAAAACTGGTCGAACACGCCGGGATCAAGAAGGAAATGCGGCGTCGCGAGTATTACGAGAAGCCCAGCGACGAAAATCGCCGAGCCCGCCGACGTGCGGAACGTCGCGCACGCTTGAGCCGACTGAGCGGCAATTAG
- the thyX gene encoding FAD-dependent thymidylate synthase translates to MSERQQFLDDLRWKKFPVLDDGFVCLVDVMGDDGAVVQAARVSYGEGTKKVSDDRTLIRYLMRHRHSTPFEMAEVKLLVRVPMDTWRQWIRHRTANVNEYSTRYSVAIDAAQATPPDAWRSQAQSNRQGSEGFLPTEAGGALTDSETEFQSAARHLYEQRLEAGVAREQARKDLPLSTYTEAYWKIDLHNLLHFLALRMDAHAQLEIREYAAMIGEEIVKPLFPVVWEAFEDYRLGSMFLTNQDRGVITRLAASGHTPPYGADAFLSAQDDKWRDLKRCRERDECHQKLVKLGLLTDETSDD, encoded by the coding sequence ATGTCGGAGCGACAGCAATTTCTTGACGACTTACGCTGGAAGAAATTTCCAGTGCTCGATGACGGGTTCGTCTGTCTCGTCGATGTGATGGGTGACGATGGCGCCGTCGTTCAGGCGGCCCGCGTCAGTTACGGCGAGGGAACCAAAAAGGTTTCGGATGACCGCACGCTGATCCGATATCTAATGCGGCACCGCCACTCGACACCGTTCGAAATGGCGGAAGTGAAATTGCTGGTGCGCGTACCGATGGATACGTGGCGGCAATGGATTCGGCATCGCACCGCGAACGTCAACGAGTACAGCACACGCTACTCGGTCGCGATCGACGCGGCTCAAGCAACGCCGCCGGACGCCTGGCGTTCGCAGGCTCAAAGTAACCGACAGGGAAGCGAAGGGTTTCTCCCCACCGAAGCAGGCGGCGCGCTGACCGACTCCGAGACCGAATTTCAGTCCGCGGCCCGTCACCTGTATGAACAGCGACTTGAAGCCGGTGTGGCTCGCGAACAGGCCCGCAAAGACCTTCCGCTTTCGACCTACACGGAAGCCTACTGGAAGATTGACCTGCACAATTTGCTGCACTTCCTCGCGTTGCGAATGGATGCCCACGCGCAACTTGAGATTCGTGAATACGCCGCGATGATCGGGGAGGAAATCGTCAAACCTCTGTTTCCGGTCGTGTGGGAGGCCTTCGAGGATTACCGGCTCGGATCGATGTTCCTGACCAATCAGGATCGGGGGGTCATCACCCGTCTGGCTGCCTCCGGTCATACCCCTCCCTATGGGGCTGACGCGTTTCTCTCAGCCCAGGATGACAAGTGGCGCGACCTGAAACGCTGCCGGGAAAGAGATGAGTGTCACCAGAAATTAGTCAAACTTGGGTTACTCACCGACGAGACGTCAGACGATTGA
- the hspQ gene encoding heat shock protein HspQ → MISVNTNFLVDPLPDRVPIFAVGHIVRHRRYGYRGVIVSVDGHCKADPAWYFANVTQPARDQPWYHVLVDGTSECTYPAEENLEMDDAGDPLAHPLIATYFDGFEYGRYHRNEEPWPGF, encoded by the coding sequence ATGATTAGTGTGAACACGAACTTCCTCGTCGATCCTCTACCGGATCGCGTACCGATCTTCGCCGTCGGGCATATCGTCAGACATCGTCGCTACGGTTATCGGGGAGTCATTGTCTCGGTCGATGGTCATTGCAAGGCCGACCCGGCGTGGTATTTCGCCAACGTGACGCAGCCGGCCCGTGATCAGCCTTGGTATCATGTGCTGGTCGACGGCACCTCCGAATGCACCTATCCGGCGGAAGAAAATCTGGAAATGGATGACGCGGGCGATCCGCTGGCTCATCCGTTGATCGCGACTTACTTCGACGGGTTTGAATACGGCCGTTATCACCGCAACGAAGAGCCTTGGCCTGGGTTTTGA